The sequence TAAGCAGAGACACGGAAGCTTTCAATCAGGatggttttattcatttttaatcaaGTTTCTACAGTAGTGGgacagaagaagcagcagcaagaggggaaggagaaaacaGTTTAGAATATACAGCACTTCCTTTTGGGCTGAGTTTCCGGAGGCTCGAGGGCAGCTAGGATAGCCTCATCAAACACATTCTTCAGACCTCTCTACAAGacagaggggaggagaaaaaacagCAGCCAGGTTAGAGGATTAGAGAAAAACAAGCAGATAAAGAGCATTCAGGATAAGTTGGGCTGAATTCACAGAAGCAGCAAGCAGATTTACTTTGTTGTAACAAAGTAGATCCTGGAGAAAATAATTCACCATTTAGATGATCAGGAGATCAAACTAACAAGACAGACGTGTACACCCATAAGGACAAACATAGCAGAGGTTAGCGAGAACACTGGAATCTTAACAGAATCTTCACTGCCACCTATCTGAACTATTAGACTGAACATTTCCAATGAGTTTTACATACAAACAAATGTGATACAAAAGTAGCTTGTCCCATGTGGCTGTGATGGAAGGTCAGGTACATACATATCTTTCCTATCCACATTAGATACGTTAGCATTTTAGGTATGTGGCGTTTCAAACTTGTGCTGATGTTCCCCACTTATTGCAGGTGCAGTTAGTTTTAAGTGGTACCTTCAAATTACTGGATTGCTATGTGAATTCAGCCCCTGAATAACTGAAGATTTATAGCACAGACTGCTGGGCATGTTCACGCTGGGATGGAAGCAGGACTTGTGCCTGGTAAACCACTCTTCTAATGTAAGGGCTCAGTCATTTAACACAAGGCAATGCCTCATCAGTGCTATTATTTTGACATTTAGAGAGCCAACTATAGAAATGGTATATTCCAGTTAGTCAGCTATACTGTTACTAAAGCAAGTATTATAACCACTCAAGTTACAGGGAGACAGAAAAATAGTGTTAGAATTGGAATGCTTCTTTGACACTATGGAATCCAACATCAAGCAAGCAGTCAAAAGCTTTAAAAAGTCTGCAAGGGTTACACCCGAGCACAAAGCATGCATTAGagctcagcggttctcaaacttcattgcaccgcaagcCCAATCCCCACTGCCATGAGAGGAGGGGGGGctccttgggcttcagccctgggtcccagcaagtctaatgctggccctggcgatcccattaaaatgggctcctgacccacagtttgagaaccactgcattagctCTACAGAAACAGGAATTCTACAATATATTCTCTCTGCCATACAATTCTAAGAAGTTACATGTGGGCACCAGAAGAGAACCCTTGCTTAGTTTATACTAATTGGACTTGCCTAACTTTACTGTCATGAGTGTGACCTGCAGAAATTCAGAGAAAGAGGTTCACAAAGtaagaaacaaaggaaaacaaaaggtaAAACTCATTCCTCAGAGACTACCATCTGTGCATAGGGAGGAAATTCAATCACCCAAGATGAAAAGCGTTTCTCCCCCACTGATTTGATTGGGAAAAGCATTCAGGTTTGAATACTGGTTTTAGGAAACGCTTTAGTATATGTTTTTAGACGTGTGTATATGGGAATATATCTAGTTGTGCTTTAGAGCTTGCAGAGGACAAAAACTGGGGAAGcagtaaataatgaaggggactggtcactgattcagagtgatatGAATCACTTCATAAAAGGGGCACAAGCAAAATGCAGGTGTATGCATCTAGAAaaaaagaatataggccatagtCTCCTATCCTGTGAGTATCTTGGgcagcagtaactctgaaaaaaatgtgggtgttgtggtggataatcagcccAACATAAACTCCCAGTCTGACTGtgtccaaaagagctaatgcaaccctgggatgcatgaacaggggtatcttgagtaggagtagagaggttattttattttatttgtcattGCTGGTAGAAtgttttgtccagttctggtgcccacagtctAAGAAAGACATTGATaaagagggtgcagagaagagccacaaaaatgattaaaggattagaaaaatatGCCTTActatgatagactcaaggagctcaatctagttagcttagcaaagagaaggttaaggggtgacttgattgtctgtaagtacctacctggggaacaaatatgtaataatgggctcttcaatctagcagagaaagacctTAGAATCCATTAAAGGAGACAGTcgccttttggggaaaaaaatcacctctAGCTGAAAATTTTTAAGCCTATTATTGTTACAGGTAACACCTAAGATTGTTACAACTGAAATATAACTGGAAAAAGAATGTTTCTCCTCTATATTTCATAAATATGTCAAACATTGTGTGtaaaatcattttcatttcttCTAGAAAGGAAGTGtgtttctccttttgtttctGTGGATCTTTCAAAAGcaccagaggagagagaaaaaaaattgaaaggaaaatgaCTAACGTCACCAGGGCAGATACAGAACTATTTTGAAAATAGATTTCAAATCAAGGGGTCTTTGACATGGAGAAAAAAGGTAGTCCATTAAGAGTCGTGCTTGAAATCCGTATTCAAAACATGACTCAGGCTGAATATGGATGTGTCAAAATGGTCAGTTAATGCTGAAGTCTCACTtagcagggagagaggaaggagaccagttttaaaaaaaaaatccccatcccccccaaacctctccaTGGTCTAGGGTAAATTGAGCCTTTCAGTGCTCAATAAATCTAGGACAATTTAAAGATTAGGCTGCAAAAGTGATATACTGAGGAGACAACAGACCAAAAGCAGGTTAAGTAGCCTCTTCATAGACACTAACACCTACTTTTTAAAGAcacgctttaaaaaaaattataggtTTTTCAGCAACATAGAACTGTAGTATCCGAGCAGCTCACAACCCTCTCATGACGTAGGGAAGTATTACACACTTTTTACAGATAGATTGAGGCACTGATTTACCAAAGGGAGTCTattagcagagctaggaacagtgtTAACCACAAGATTACCCTTCCTCTCAAATCTGGAGAAACATCCATGAATTGACCCTGTATCTCCTATATGACAAACTCTGCTACAGAATTTCCAATGCTGTACTCATCCAGCCAACACAAGGTATATACCAGATAGGTGCATGTTTATATCTTCATAAGGTCCCAGAACTTATCTGCCTATGATTAACTATTATTTTGATGGAAATACTGGAGCTTGAAActtgtttttcccctcaaaagaGTAAATCCCATCCATCAAGCATTGTCTGTCTGCCACATGGAAGCAACTCCACCAGGTTTCCCAATCATTTGTCTGTCACTAGCCATGACACACTGCCCGCAGTGGAGAAGCACTTTACATATAGAATCCATTGCAAAGGGAAACCAACAAGGATGATACAATTCTAGTCCATTTCCCTGATGCCAGATTTGATGAGTTTCCTTTGAAGGAAGGAATGAGAGACTAATCCTACTCAGGGAAAGTCAGGTTCCTTCTGCATTTAGCTTACATACAATAGATCAGCATGTGGAAGCTAACTAGGAACTTTAGTTTCCCTCTGCAGGCTTCAGGTGTGTAAATTTTTGGCTGTGGCTGATTTagttaaagaaaaaacagaacaaaaaaaagatacagtaagtagcaaattaaaaagaacagggaaGAGAGATGGGGCTGGGCAAATTGAAAGGAACGGGGAATTAAAAagatggagaagagaagaaaaaattggTGAATCTACAATTTATTCCATTAAGAATTCTTGGGCAAATTTAGAGATGCACAACAAAAGTGTATTTGGGTCACACAAAAGACCATAAGCAAACAGTTTGTTTACTCCAGCTAACCACCAACAGTAATTTTGGTGAACAAGGTATTAGTACACAGGGGAGTAGTTACATTTAAGAGATATTTATCCATCCCCTTTTCTCAAAGCCCTGGGAAAAAATACTAACTACTCTATTTAATATTACAGGAGTAGATAGTAGAAGAGCAGCAATCCATGGACACAAGAGGTGAGGCATGAAAGGCATCTTTATCCATTGATGGGAATGTCACAACACAATACCACCATCTCGCTCTTACATAGCGCTTCTCATccgtggatctcaaagtgctttacaagagGTCAATCGCATTATCCTTATtttaacggggggggggaggggagacttgctcacggtcacccagcaggccactgacggagccaggaatagaaactcAGATCttccaggccagtgctctatggatctagactgttctcaatcataccagatgacagaacaaggagtaatggtctcaagttgcagtgggggaggtttaggttggctattaggaaaaactttttcactaggatggtggtgaagcgctggaatgggttacctagggaggtggcggaatctccttccttagagggttttaaggtcaggcttgacaaagccctggctgagatgatttagttggggattggtcctgctttgagcagggggttggactagatgacctcctgagatcccttccaaccctgagattctatgattagcCAACACTGGTTCATACTGGTCACGAATTTTAAACCTCATATTGGATAGCAGTAAGATTACCAATGGATCCACTGTGCATGCATTTGGGTCTCCCAAGTAAAGACTTGTTTGCTGTCATCTTCAGAGAGCTTCAAGATGTGCATTAGTAGAATTTTGGAAGAGGATGGAGCCCCTGAGGAAAAAAGCTTCCAGATTGTCTGAGACAGAATTAGCTTCTTACAAATTGAACTACCATTTCTAGAATATATGGAAAGCAGGAAAGAGCCCCAGGAAATATGGAAATTTCTCCTCCTGAGAAGTTTTGAGTATGTAGTTTCTATTTCAATACCTGGAAGTAACAAAATTGATGGATGTTGAATTTCTGATACTGACTGACTGAGTTCTTACTCCAACAACTGTCAGTGCTGcatgtaatttaaaacaaaatgattttatcTTGCATTTGCTCGAAGCCTGCAAAATGTAAGTAAAAGAATTGAAGTCCATGCCATGGATTACCGGGGGGAGTTGCCTCTAATTTCACTGCCATGGGTAACAAAAAGTCCCCGGACACACTGTTCATCAAGAATGCACAAGAACCTGGTTAACAGCATGTGGACAGTTGTAAACAGGATGGAATGATTCAAATCacagatttaaatcaatttaaaatcagCAAGCAGAAAACCTTGCTTTAAATcttcctgggaaacagtgactctggggattgtggtgaataatcagctgaacatggaaCTGCCAATATGACATTGTGGCCAAGAGCTAACGTGATCCTCGGATGCATAAATTGGGGAACCTTGAGTAGGAGcacagagattattttacctctgtatttggcactgaagcaaccactgctggaatacagtGCCCAGTTTTGGTGCctacaattcaaggaggatgttggtAAATTAGAGAGAGTTCAGACAAGTGCcacgaaaatgattaaaggattagaaaacatgcctgacAGTGATTGAGCTCTGAGTCTATCTACTTAgctaaacaaagagaaggtgaaggggtgccTTGCTTACAGGACACAAAtgtttaataacgggctcttcaatctagcagaaaaaggtataacatgatccaaaggctggaagttgaagctagacaattaaGGCTTAATTTTTTCCAATGAGGGTAATTAaaaacattggaacaatttacaaagagtcaaggtggattctccagcactgaatttttaaataaagggatTGGTTGTTTTCctcaaagatctgctctaggaattattttaggggtGTTTATGACttgcgttatacaggaggtcggattagatgatcataatgttccCTTCTCGCCTTGGAATCTACGAATAACAAATTGGGGTTAAGGCAAGATTTACAGAATACAGGAAACTGAGGTAAGGCTTCATACTCCAGATACTGGGCCAAGACAATGCATGACATTTTGTATCTCATATCTTTCTACAGTTCCCCATGCATGTAAGGCAGGGACATAAGAAGCCAACTCTCAGTTTTCAGCTATCTGTGGATTCAAGTCAgattaataatattttaacatAATTATGTGATTAAGAGCAAGCATGCCAGGAGTTTAAATTACTAGGGTATATGTAATTATCTAAAGAAGCCAATTACTCTCTAGGACCTCCACAGGATTTTCAATTTTGTTGGCCTTAAATCACCACTGGCTTTAAAGTTAAACAAGttggagtttattttttttataaatagctGCCACTGTTTATCTCCATTTCTGTGGATGGGATAATGTCTTAGAGTTGCCATTTCATGGTTAGTTGGCATCACATTAGGCTTCTGGTGGGAGGCAGACATAAGAAACGCAGCTCACCATAGGCTGCACAAAAAGGGAAAGACTTTCAAGACTACTGTTAGGTCATTAGACTTAGGGGGGTTGGGGGAAAGGAGTGTGTTAATTTAACCTTCTTTAAAGGGAATAAAACTGACCTTGGCAAAGTCTCTGTTTTCCCCAGTGATAAACTTCACCCTGTGTCTTAACACACAGACCGTCCAGATCACAGCTTCCTATTTAAATGTACTCTTTAAATAATTAACACTACACTGCAGTTCCTCCAACACAGAACAAACCCAGGCATGAGATCCCTCTCTAGTTAGACTGTGCTTACTCGCCATGCTCGGATTTTCTTCATGACACTTCTAATCCCTCATTCCTCAGAAACTTCCTTTCTGCTCAGCCATTTTGCATCCATACCAGCAGAAAGAGCACTCTCACCTTTTAACTGCCCTATTTAGCTGTACTCCACAGCtgtgaaggaggaaaaaaaatgagtAGTGAACATAACCATGAAAGATGTGTAGTGGACGATTCTCACCTGTGTAAGTGCAGAACACTCTACATATTTGACAGCCTTCAGGTCCCGGGCCAGTTTTTCAGCAGTCTCTGGAGTTATGGGCTTCTGCTTGTTCTTGGCAAGCTTCTCAATTGTTGAGGGGTCATCTCTGAGATCAATTTGGGTCCCAACAAGCAGGAAAGGGGTTTTTGGACAATGGTGAGTAATTTCAGGTACCCACTAAAGGGGACAAAGAACGTATTGTTACTATTCAAGCTCCTGAGACAATTTCAAATGACATTGCCTAAAACATTGCTACAGCTCCAGCTTTGGGAAGAAAGATGTCTGACAAACCTtttctttcacattttcaaatgaagAGGGAGAGACCActgaaaaacaaaccagaaaCACATCTGTCTGTGGATAGCTGAGGGGTCGTAATCTGTCATAATCTTCCTGTcctagaaaaaaaagaaaaacagcagcatTAGAAGGGGAACCTTCAGAAGTCTGTCCTAGAGAAAGATTCTTTTTTAGTCAGATTACAAATGTTTCTAGGATGTATTGGTGAAGAGTTGCATATCCAATATGTATTCCAATAAAAAGACATTTTGCTTAACCTTACCCATTAGAGAATACCACCGCCCACTCCCACATAACAGAGCAGAAATCTAGTTATGTcaaatatgttacatggcaccAAAATCAACAATTTATAGACAGCATAATCTTCACACCCAGTTCAACACAGCGCATCACCACCACACTCAAAAGGAAATAACATTAAAactaccttaactctgcccttggAGTGATGCAAGCACAACATTTACAAAAAAGAATCAGAGAATCCCCATATACAACTAAGTTTCAAATCATAAGTATTTCAAACTCCAGAATACTTTACTCTTGATTGTACAGTTCTGCAAATTCTAGCTACAGCAGAGTCCACACACAAGAAGTGCTTAAAATTTGATAGCAGCATGCTGGAAGCCATCTTTGTTCATTAAAAAGCCTTGTGTCACCAACGCACATTGCTCCCGTGTAAAAAGCCTAAGTAAAAAATGAAGTTACAGAAATGATACAAAAATGAAGTCAGAGTGGtgagaaaatgttttaatatcaGATGCAGATTACAGAATAAAGGCCTTATCAATTAAAGATAAAAGCGAAGCAGAGATGGAGACTATTTGATAATAGTGTTGTTACAGAAACTACAGATTTAAGGGGGAGTAGTTTGGATTATGAAGGATCCAAATCCTATGACAGCACTACCTTAAATGCCTTAAGAGGACTCAAGGAGGGCCCTGGATGATGTGATCTAAAGGGATGCCACAAGGCTATGAGATGGTTCCTCCCTCTCTGCAGGGCACAGTTAGATTTTGCCCAACTCAATAGTTTGGTACTTAATCCTAAGTGATCAACatctctgctttttctttttagaaagacaaggtgggtgagggaagatcttttattggaccaacttctgctggtgagagagacaagtttccaagctacacagagctcttcctcaggactgggaaaggtgctcagagtttcacagctaaatacaaggttgaacagaCAGAATATGTTCTAACTACCTATGCTAAACTAAGGGAACATTTAAGGTGAGGTAGCCTGTTAACACCCCTttagtcacaggacaaaaaggggggtttaatgggttacagattgctgtaataagctataaatccagtgtctttattaaaatcattacttttagtgtctagcaaaattacaaatttaagctcctaggctcgtcttttgaaagtgttgtgcagatttaAAGAAGTGTTTTAAGAAACAGTTAAGTGTTGAAAGGTACTGGATTCACAGATTTAGAAAGCAAAGTCACCTGTTTATCTCTAGACTGCTGCTCGTCTGTGCTTTAACTATTAATGCATCCTCAGCAAATCAGTTCTAATATGGAACTGCCTCTCGTGGCAAAAAAAGTGGTCTCCAAGGCCCATTCAATATTGAATTACTGAGATTTAACAAGGACATCAGTTATACTGGGTTTTGCAACATGGACAAATAACTGCTGTTTGATGTTAACTATTTTCTGTACAACTGACCTAGCTTAGAGTTGAGCTGGTAAACAGCTCCAGTCTCTCTCATTAACAACTCCTCATGACATGCAGTCAAAGACTTGctataaatattttacaatttgTAGAGCATTAATGGCATCAACAAACCTTTCCCATAAACTGATCTAAATAAGAGCAGTCCTCATTTTCCTTCAGTGTTTCTAGCAATACAGTAACTTAACTGAAAAGGTCATTAATGTCCCTACTATTTTAATCTGAATCATTGTGTATTTTTGGAACTACTTCTCATTGCTCCCATCTACACTGTTTGTGCTACATAGTTAAGGATTAATCAACAAATCTACTACATACTGTGCTGAAATTGTAGGTTCACAAACAACAGAACTGGGAAGAGTTAGTTTGgctttgctatgtgtgtgttttgttccTATTTGCTCATTGTCTTTTAGATAGACTAATCTCTTTGGGACAAGCATGGTCTTGGATAGCATCAAGTATCTTCACGCTCATTCACCTCATAATGACATAAAAATgcccctactgggtcagaccaatgactCATCtcgctcagtatcctgtctttcaacagtgtccaatgccaggcgcttcagagggaatgaacaaaacaggccattgagtgatccatcccctgttatccactcccagcttctgacaatcagaggcttgggacacccagaggatggggttgcatccctgatgatcttggctaatagccattgatggacctattcttttttgaacccagttatacttttggcctccacaacattgggtaacaaaatggaagatgaaattcaatcacccagtttagtgagatctctttgtaactcttcactgtCTGATTTGGACTtcactgtcttgagtaattttgtaacatctgcaaattttgacacctCAGTATtgacccttttttccagatcaagAATTCTTTAGGCATTGGAATTACAGGGGCTAACAAAACCCAGAGTTTTAAACAGTTTGAAAGTTGAGCAAGAAGGATGGAATTTTTAGTCACTCCCGTATACAATATCACCGATTGTCCAGTCACCCTAGAGCATTTCAGTGGAGACCATACATAGAAACTGAGGTAAAAAAACCACacgttttaaaatataaagctttCTAGCCTTTATGCTCCAGCAAAAAACAGGCAGACACCCATTTCTTTCTTTGAAGGTCACGTTTAATGAATAATTCAAACATTGGGCATGTATCCTGCCGATTTTACTTCTTTATGACAGATAAAGGCAGCACGACAGGTTGATGCCTAAACACAAGCAAATTTTTGACCTTACAAATTCGGGTTCTATCTAGgccagaagacaggctactggaaaAACTAGTAAAATTACTGTACCACATGGACTCAAGAATGAAAGTTATGCAACGAATAGGAAGGAATTTTAGTCAGGATTTTAAAGAAGTTTTAACGACTCTTATTTAACTTCAATGGCTAACATTTTGAAAAGAACCCTCAATTCAAGATTCAACACTCCCAGCTGTCTAATAAAGGTTTTTGTTCAAATATCTTTCACTCATCTCAGGGTTTACCTAGACCAAgatgagttttgttttttaaatgtgacaGCTAACATTTTAGAACTCTAATGCAGATAGGActttgaaaatatattaattaaaaacaccttttttatcCTAGTTTATGCAAACCTCCCAGAGCTCCTCCAGAAAAACCAGAGAAGAATGAATTGACATCTCGGG comes from Trachemys scripta elegans isolate TJP31775 chromosome 19, CAS_Tse_1.0, whole genome shotgun sequence and encodes:
- the CDC42 gene encoding cell division control protein 42 homolog isoform X2, with the protein product MQTIKCVVVGDGAVGKTCLLISYTTNKFPSEYVPTVFDNYAVTVMIGGEPYTLGLFDTAGQEDYDRLRPLSYPQTDVFLVCFSVVSPSSFENVKEKWVPEITHHCPKTPFLLVGTQIDLRDDPSTIEKLAKNKQKPITPETAEKLARDLKAVKYVECSALTQRGLKNVFDEAILAALEPPETQPKRKCCIF
- the CDC42 gene encoding cell division control protein 42 homolog isoform X1, which gives rise to MQTIKCVVVGDGAVGKTCLLISYTTNKFPSEYVPTVFDNYAVTVMIGGEPYTLGLFDTAGQEDYDRLRPLSYPQTDVFLVCFSVVSPSSFENVKEKWVPEITHHCPKTPFLLVGTQIDLRDDPSTIEKLAKNKQKPITPETAEKLARDLKAVKYVECSALTQKGLKNVFDEAILAALEPPEPKKSRRCVLL